Genomic window (Chitinophaga parva):
CAAGTGCTAGCTTTTAAAATGAAGGCGCAGTAACAGGAGATTACTCCACGGTAACGGCGGATACGTGATAAAGGGAGCGCCCTAAATTCCGATGCCTGTAAGACACGTAAATAAGCCTGTTGCCACCATCTGCCACCGTGTTGAGCGGAGAGAAGGGCAGGTCTGAATAGTGGTCATGATTAAATGAAGGTTCCAGGAATTTCTTGGTCATGTTACCGTCTTTGCTGATATACACTACTGCCAGGCCATCATTTTTGCCACCCGGGGCTACGATGCGACGGGGCTTGGTATCTTCCACCTCGGTATTTTTCATACAGTCCTGGAAAAAGATATGAAACCCATCATTATTGTCGGGAAGTACAGCCGCGCCGGTGTAAACGCGGTAGTTCATTTCTGTTTGGCTTTTGTACACGGTTTTGGCCCAGGCCAGTTCATGGTTGGGATTTATTTTAATGACATAGAGATTGCCTGCGTCTATCGTTGCCGCATTGTGTTGAATTTTTAAGCCCCCGCTGTTAAAATCGGGGACCATGACATGTTCAACATCAGTGCTACTGGCCGGTTCCAGTGTGATTACTGTACTATGGTCCTTCAAAGGATAGCTGGTCACGAACTTTGCGCCGTGCGGGATTTTTTCCGCCAGGTCCGTTTTCTTTAATTCGGTGATCTTTTTTTGGGTGCCATCATACACGCCGCTGATAACGGTAGTAAAGTCTGCGTTCTTTCCTTCCTCAAGCAGGCCGGTAAATTGCAGGTTATTTTTATCTGCATGCCAGGCAATGTTGGTGAACAAGCCTGCCGGTATGCCCGCCAGGTGCCCGGTAGCGGCCTTTCCGGAAGGGGAGATCTGGGTAATGGTGTAATTGAAAGGATTATAGTCTTTCTTTGAATCAGATCCTTCTTCAGCGGCAATGATGTTAAATACACCATCATCAGAAAGAGCATACTGGATGTGGTCAATGTTTTTATCCGGTACATCATCCGACGTGGCAATTTTTGTTACTACTTTAAATTGTTGGTCGATCACAATACCCGTATAGGTGCCTGGATCATTTTTATGGGTGGTTCTGAATACCACATAAAAATGCGATTTATCGGGCGATGCGCCCATTGACGGGTAGGTGTTGTCATCAGCCGGTTTGATCAGGTCTGCCACCATGCTGGCCGTTCCGTCTTCCAGATGCAGTTCATACGGCTGCACGCCGTTGTCCTTATCTGCGAAGAACAGGATCAGCTTTTCACCAATAGTATAGCCTTGCAGGAAGCGCTTGCCTGCCGTAGCATCCAGCGGTTTGGAAAGCAATTGTTTTAACTGGTGGTCGTACACGCAAACGATCGCATTTCTCCCATTCCTGTATTTTAATGGGCCAAGGGGGAAGGCATACTGGAGATCCACATACTTACCCGAGGTGGTCGTAAAAGTCTGATGCATGAAATCTGTTTCTTCTGCATCGGATGTTACAAACGTGTATTGCTGGGCGCTGGCCTGCAGCGTGAGCAGGGTGAATACTAACCATAAATATTTCATAGGAAAAGGACGATTATAAGGCAAATATATAAATAATAATGTATGTAATGGAAGGAGTAAATTGCGGCCTGTGGGAAGGAGGGGGGATGGGCTGGTCTGGGTTCGCAGTCTAAAGCAGTATCCTATTTAAAGCCTCTGTTTCTTCTTTGCCTGATCGGGAGTGCCGATACTGGGATGTTTGCTGAGATAAAGATCATCAATAACTAATTCCAAAATCGTGGTATACACCGCTTCCGTTGCATCTACATCATCTTGGAGCATAATGTTTTCAGTGTACTTAAAATTGATTGCGTCGCTAGTGCCTTGACCATTTTCGACCCTTAAAACATCCAGGAAATGCTGCCGCTTCCTGCCAATTTCCACTTTTTGAATAAGGACCGCCTAAAGCCTCCTTTGCCATATTTACTTCATCACGGAAAGCGCTAAACTCCTTGATTACTTTGTTGAGAAGTCGTATGCCGGCTGATTGCATGGTTATATCGTTGCTATCAAGTAAGAACAATCCCTGGAGCCGTATATATTGGGCCTTGCTGGAATCACCACGACTTCTGGAGAGTCTGGTATTAAATTCCGCTTCAATTTCTTTATCCTAATTTGATTTCCGACACCAATCATGCCTGGCCATGCTTAACAATTTAGGGGGGTAAAATAAATATAATTAATTTATAATACTAATATTAGCCAGTGCAAATTTCAATACGGTTAAAACTTCAAAGGCCGGAGAAACTCTCCGACCTTTGAAGCTTGTGCCCAGAACTGGATTCGAACCAGCACACCTTGCGGCGCTGCGACCTGAACACAGTGCGTCTACCAATTTCGCCATCTGGGCATCACTGATTTGTGTTTCAGGGAGTGCAAAAGTAAAATCTTTCCCGGATTCTCCAAATTCTTTTTAAAAAAAAGCCGGGCTTCCGTGAAGAAGCCCGGCTGTCAATAACATCCGCTCATTATACAGATATGCTAAACTCGCGCAGGGTGTCGTTCAGGCTCGTCTTCAGATCCGTGGATGCCTTGCGCTGGCCAATGATCAGCGCACAGGGTACCTGGTATTCACCCGCGGGGAATTTCTTCGCATAGGTGCCGGGAATTACCACGCTGCGGGCCGGTACGCGGCCTTTATATTCTTTCGGTTCTGCACCGGTTACATCAATGATCTTGGTAGAGCCGGTCAGTACCACGTTGGCACCCAGTACCGCTTCTTTTTCTACCACTACACCTTCCACCACGATGCAGCGGGAGCCTACAAACACACCGTCTTCAATGATCACGGGGCTGGCCTGCAGCGGTTCCAGTACGCCGCCAATGCCCACGCCACCGCTCAGGTGCACATTCTTGCCGATCTGGGCACAGGAGCCTACAGTAGCCCAGGTATCCACCATGGTACCTTCATCTACATAAGCGCCGATGTTCACATAAGATGGCATCAGGATGGTGCCCTTGGCAATGTAAGCGCCGTAACGGGCCACCGCGGAGGGAACCACGCGCACGCCCTGGTCCTTGTAGTTGTTCTTCAGCTTCATCTTGTCGAAGTACTCCATAGGGCCTGCCTGCCAGGTTTCCATCAACTGAATAGAAAAATACATGAGGATGGCTTGCTTTACCCACTCATTGACTACCCAGCCATTTTCTATGGGTTCGGCTACACGCATCTTGCCTTTGTCCAAACAGCTGATCACATTTTTCACGGCATCGCTGTATGTCGTATCTTGCAGCAGGTTGCGGTCGTTCCAGGCCGCCTGTATTTTGTCTTTTGTATCCATTTACATTGTATTTTCAGCAAACTTACAGTGTATTGTTGAAAAATTAACGGGCAATTGTCCACGAAACCAGGCAATTTCCTGCCGGTTCCCGCGGCTTCCCTTTCCAGTCCAGATGAACATCGCATTCGACGCCAAACGCGCATTCCAGAACAATACCGGCTTAGGCAACTACAGCCGCACCCTTATCCGCTCCCTGGCTGCCGGTTTCCCGGAGCACCAATATTACCTGTTTGCACCCAGGCAGACTGCTATGTTCAACACTGCTCCCTTTCCCAACGTACATACCGTGCTGCCGGAAAAATTCCTGCACCGCAAGCTCCGCGCTGTATGGCGCAGTAAGTGGGTAACGCCGGAACTGGCCCGCCGCGGCATGGACCTCTACCACGGCCTCAGTCATGAAGTGCCCCTGGGCATTCATAAAAGCCCGGTGAAAAGCGTGGTGACCATGCACGACCTCATTTTTGAACGCTATCCCGCACAATATAACCCGCTGGACGTATTCACCTACCGCCGGAAAGCCCGCTACGCGGCCCACGCGGCAGACCGTATCATTGCCATCAGCGGGCAAACAAAGGAAGACCTGGTGTCCTTCTACCACGTAGCGCCACAAAAGATAGCGGTGTGCTACCAGAGTTGCGATCCCGCATTTGCAGTGCTGCATCCGGCCGGTGCCATCGCCGCTTTCCGGGAAAAATATGCATTGCCCGCACAGTACCTGCTCAGTGTAGGTTCCGTGATAGAACGCAAGAACCTCCTGCGGGTGGTACAGGCCCTGTATCAAAGCAAATGCCCGTTGCCGCTGGTAGTGCTGGGTAACGGTGACGACTATATGAAAAAGGTAAAGGCCTGCATTGCGCAGCAAGGCATGGAGCAACAGGTGATCTGGCTCAATGAAAAGGCCCGCATGGCCGATGCAGAACTACCCCTCCTGTACCAGGGCGCTACCGCGCTGCTGTACGTTTCCCTGTTTGAAGGCTTTGGCATTCCCATCCTGGAAGCCCTCTGGAGCGGTACTCCCGTGATCACCTCCCGGGGCTCCTGCTTTGCGGAAACCGCCGGCAATGCAGCCATTTACGTAGATCCGTTATCGGTAGAGGAAATTGGAAAGGCGATGCATGCCGTTATTGACAACACTGCGCTGGCAATAGCGTTGCGGGAAAAAGGCTTTGCGCATGCACAGCAGTTCACGCCGGAAAAATGCGCCGCCGCCGTGATGGATGTTTACCGTTCACTTTTTTAATGTAAGCCACGTGGAAGTATTTGAAGAAGACCTGGTTGCCTGCCTGGAAGCCCTGCGCGCCGGCGGCAC
Coding sequences:
- a CDS encoding 2,3,4,5-tetrahydropyridine-2,6-dicarboxylate N-succinyltransferase; this translates as MDTKDKIQAAWNDRNLLQDTTYSDAVKNVISCLDKGKMRVAEPIENGWVVNEWVKQAILMYFSIQLMETWQAGPMEYFDKMKLKNNYKDQGVRVVPSAVARYGAYIAKGTILMPSYVNIGAYVDEGTMVDTWATVGSCAQIGKNVHLSGGVGIGGVLEPLQASPVIIEDGVFVGSRCIVVEGVVVEKEAVLGANVVLTGSTKIIDVTGAEPKEYKGRVPARSVVIPGTYAKKFPAGEYQVPCALIIGQRKASTDLKTSLNDTLREFSISV
- a CDS encoding glycosyltransferase family 4 protein, whose protein sequence is MNIAFDAKRAFQNNTGLGNYSRTLIRSLAAGFPEHQYYLFAPRQTAMFNTAPFPNVHTVLPEKFLHRKLRAVWRSKWVTPELARRGMDLYHGLSHEVPLGIHKSPVKSVVTMHDLIFERYPAQYNPLDVFTYRRKARYAAHAADRIIAISGQTKEDLVSFYHVAPQKIAVCYQSCDPAFAVLHPAGAIAAFREKYALPAQYLLSVGSVIERKNLLRVVQALYQSKCPLPLVVLGNGDDYMKKVKACIAQQGMEQQVIWLNEKARMADAELPLLYQGATALLYVSLFEGFGIPILEALWSGTPVITSRGSCFAETAGNAAIYVDPLSVEEIGKAMHAVIDNTALAIALREKGFAHAQQFTPEKCAAAVMDVYRSLF